A single window of Archangium gephyra DNA harbors:
- a CDS encoding DUF350 domain-containing protein translates to MELRPLYLPAFGAITTVVLLLLLRAGQRLLSPAHTVRADMEEGHMAHALVQVGQVLGLFLISGSVVAGCVQGESLSHDVLWVSAYGLAALVLLVVFGHLGVRVLLRARLAAEVERGNIAAGLAAGSHYLATGILLSRSVSGTDLGTLGVVLVFVVIAQVTLHLFVMLFRTLTAYDDAEEILGENLAAALSYAGITVALSLIIGHAVEGTFEGWAASLRGYALALVFALALYPVRQLFVQTLLLGARFTLRGGRLDQGIAAERNLGMGVLEAVSYLAAAFLVTRLA, encoded by the coding sequence ATGGAGCTCCGCCCCCTCTACCTGCCCGCCTTTGGCGCGATCACCACCGTCGTGCTGCTGCTGCTCCTGCGCGCCGGCCAGCGGCTGTTGTCCCCCGCACACACCGTCCGCGCGGACATGGAAGAGGGCCACATGGCCCATGCGCTCGTCCAGGTGGGCCAGGTGCTCGGCCTCTTCCTCATCTCCGGCTCGGTGGTCGCCGGGTGCGTGCAGGGCGAGAGTCTGAGCCATGACGTGTTGTGGGTGTCCGCCTATGGCCTCGCGGCGCTGGTGCTGCTCGTGGTCTTCGGACACCTGGGCGTGCGGGTGCTGCTGCGGGCGCGGCTCGCGGCGGAGGTCGAGCGCGGCAACATCGCCGCCGGACTGGCCGCCGGCTCGCACTACCTCGCCACCGGCATCCTCCTGTCGCGCTCGGTGTCCGGCACGGACCTGGGCACGCTGGGCGTGGTGCTCGTCTTCGTCGTCATCGCCCAGGTCACCCTGCACCTGTTCGTGATGCTCTTCCGCACCCTCACCGCCTACGACGACGCCGAGGAGATCCTCGGGGAGAACCTCGCCGCGGCCCTCAGCTACGCGGGCATCACCGTGGCGCTCTCCCTCATCATCGGCCACGCCGTGGAGGGCACCTTCGAGGGCTGGGCGGCCTCGCTGCGAGGCTACGCGCTGGCGCTCGTGTTCGCCCTCGCGCTCTACCCGGTGCGCCAGCTCTTCGTGCAGACGCTGCTGCTGGGCGCGCGCTTCACCCTGCGCGGCGGCCGGTTGGATCAGGGCATCGCCGCCGAGCGCAACCTGGGCATGGGCGTGCTGGAGGCCGTCTCGTACCTCGCCGCCGCCTTCCTGGTGACCCGGCTGGCATGA
- a CDS encoding GNAT family N-acetyltransferase: protein MQPYRRFHSQYRERLSLADGTWAELRMVRPEDAALLREGFERLSPRSRFQRFLSAKPRLSAEELKYLTSVDGERHVAIGAVTWSPAGREMGLGVARFFRLAHAPEVAEVAITVVDDAQGKGLGRLLLDKLVEAARERGVERFDFRVLAGNLPMYKLVQTLAPCEPEQDEESLCFSVPLGAPSRGGSELLRSLLALAAQGALTLIGPTCRWRSMSRVPPPVAYEEGARSP, encoded by the coding sequence ATGCAGCCGTACCGTCGTTTCCATTCTCAGTATCGAGAACGGTTGTCGCTCGCGGACGGGACGTGGGCGGAGCTGCGGATGGTCCGGCCCGAGGACGCGGCGCTGCTGCGCGAGGGCTTCGAGCGGCTCTCCCCGCGCTCGCGCTTCCAGCGTTTCCTGTCGGCCAAGCCCCGGCTGTCGGCGGAGGAGTTGAAGTACCTCACGAGCGTGGATGGGGAGCGGCACGTGGCCATCGGCGCGGTGACGTGGAGCCCGGCGGGCAGGGAAATGGGCCTGGGGGTGGCCCGGTTCTTCCGCCTGGCGCACGCCCCCGAGGTGGCCGAGGTGGCCATCACGGTGGTGGATGATGCGCAGGGCAAGGGGCTCGGCCGCCTCCTGCTGGACAAGCTGGTGGAGGCCGCGCGCGAGCGGGGCGTGGAGCGTTTCGACTTCCGGGTGCTGGCGGGCAACCTGCCCATGTACAAGCTCGTCCAGACGCTCGCGCCCTGCGAGCCCGAGCAGGACGAGGAGTCGCTGTGCTTCAGCGTGCCGCTGGGAGCGCCCTCGCGGGGAGGCTCGGAGCTGCTGCGCTCGTTGCTGGCGCTGGCGGCGCAGGGAGCGCTCACGCTCATCGGGCCCACGTGCCGGTGGCGGAGCATGTCCCGCGTGCCGCCGCCGGTGGCCTACGAGGAGGGAGCCCGCTCCCCGTAG